From the genome of Yersinia enterocolitica, one region includes:
- a CDS encoding DNA polymerase III subunit beta — translation MKFIIEREHLLKPLQQVSSPLGGRPTLPILGNLLLQVTEGSLLLTGTDLEMEMVARVALSNPHTQGATTVPARKFFDIWRGLPEGAEITVALDGDRLLVRSGRSRFSLSTLPAADFPNLDDWQSEVEFTLPQATLKRLIESTQFSMAHQDVRYYLNGMLFETEGEELRTVATDGHRLAVCSMPIGQTLPSHSVIVPRKGVMELVRLLDGGDTPLRLQIGSNNIRAHVGDFIFTSKLVDGRFPDYRRVLPKNPDKTLEAGCDLLKQAFARAAILSNEKFRGVRLYVSHNQLKITANNPEQEEAEEILDVSYEGTEMEIGFNVSYVLDVLNALKCEDVRLLLTDSVSSVQIEDGASQAAAYVVMPMRL, via the coding sequence ATGAAATTTATCATTGAACGTGAGCATCTGCTAAAACCGCTGCAACAGGTCAGTAGCCCGCTGGGTGGACGTCCTACGTTGCCAATTTTAGGTAACTTGTTGTTGCAAGTGACCGAAGGCTCTTTGTTGCTGACGGGGACCGATCTGGAAATGGAGATGGTCGCGCGCGTGGCGCTGTCTAATCCCCATACCCAGGGAGCAACCACCGTACCGGCCCGGAAGTTTTTTGATATCTGGCGCGGTTTGCCAGAAGGGGCAGAAATCACGGTGGCGCTGGATGGTGATCGTCTACTGGTGCGCTCTGGCCGTAGCCGCTTCTCGCTGTCTACCCTGCCCGCGGCGGACTTCCCTAATCTGGATGATTGGCAGAGTGAGGTGGAGTTCACCTTACCGCAAGCCACACTGAAACGTCTGATTGAGTCCACTCAGTTCTCGATGGCTCATCAGGATGTGCGCTATTACTTGAACGGTATGCTGTTTGAGACTGAAGGTGAAGAGCTGCGCACTGTGGCGACCGATGGCCACCGTTTGGCGGTATGTTCCATGCCAATCGGGCAGACATTACCTTCACATTCGGTGATCGTGCCGCGTAAAGGTGTGATGGAGCTGGTCAGGTTATTGGATGGGGGTGATACACCACTGCGCCTGCAAATCGGCAGCAACAACATCCGCGCGCATGTGGGGGATTTTATTTTCACCTCTAAGCTGGTTGATGGCCGTTTCCCTGATTATCGCCGGGTATTGCCGAAGAACCCTGACAAAACGCTAGAAGCGGGTTGTGACTTGCTGAAACAGGCTTTTGCCCGTGCAGCAATTTTGTCAAATGAGAAGTTCCGCGGCGTTCGGCTCTATGTCAGTCACAATCAGCTCAAAATCACCGCCAATAACCCTGAACAGGAAGAGGCGGAAGAAATCCTCGATGTTAGCTACGAGGGAACGGAAATGGAGATCGGTTTCAACGTCAGCTATGTACTTGATGTGCTGAATGCACTGAAATGCGAAGATGTGCGCCTGTTATTGACCGATTCGGTCTCCAGTGTGCAGATTGAAGACGGTGCTAGTCAGGCTGCGGCCTATGTTGTCATGCCAATGCGTCTTTGA
- a CDS encoding DNA replication/repair protein RecF codes for MALTRLLIKDFRNIESADLALAAGFNFLVGPNGSGKTSVLEAIYTLGHGRAFRSLQAGRVIRHDCAEFVLHGRVDVNERESSIGLSKSRQGDSKVRIDGTDGHKVAELAQMLPMQLITPEGFTLLNGGPKFRRAFLDWGCFHNEPGFFTAWSNLKRLLKQRNAALRQVSRYAQIRPWDQEIIPLAERISEWRAAYSDAIAADISATCSLFLPEFALSFSFQRGWDKESDYGELLERQFERDRALTYTAIGPHKADFRIRAEGTPVEDLLSRGQLKLLMCALRLAQGEFLTRQSGRRCLYLLDDFASELDTGRRRLLAERLKATQAQVFVSAVSAEQVADMVGEKGKMFRVEHGKIEVQPQD; via the coding sequence ATGGCTCTGACACGGTTGTTAATTAAAGATTTTCGTAATATCGAATCGGCAGACTTGGCGCTGGCAGCGGGGTTTAATTTTTTAGTTGGCCCCAACGGTAGCGGTAAAACCAGTGTGTTAGAAGCGATTTATACCCTTGGCCATGGTAGGGCTTTTCGTAGTTTACAAGCAGGCAGAGTGATCCGTCACGACTGTGCCGAGTTTGTGTTACATGGCCGGGTTGATGTGAATGAACGTGAATCATCTATTGGGCTAAGTAAAAGCCGGCAGGGTGATAGCAAGGTGCGGATCGATGGCACTGACGGCCACAAAGTGGCCGAATTGGCGCAAATGCTGCCCATGCAATTGATCACCCCTGAGGGGTTCACCTTATTGAATGGCGGGCCAAAATTCCGGCGCGCTTTTTTAGACTGGGGTTGCTTTCATAATGAACCCGGTTTTTTTACGGCCTGGAGCAATCTAAAAAGATTACTTAAGCAGCGCAACGCCGCGCTGCGCCAGGTTAGTCGCTATGCGCAAATCCGGCCTTGGGATCAGGAAATTATCCCACTGGCTGAACGCATTAGTGAGTGGCGGGCGGCATACAGTGATGCAATTGCGGCAGATATTTCAGCCACATGCTCCCTGTTCCTGCCAGAGTTTGCCTTGAGTTTCTCTTTCCAGCGCGGCTGGGATAAAGAGAGTGACTATGGTGAGTTGCTGGAACGCCAGTTTGAGCGTGACCGCGCGCTAACTTATACCGCCATCGGGCCACATAAAGCGGATTTCCGCATTCGGGCCGAGGGTACGCCGGTAGAAGATTTGCTATCGCGTGGTCAGTTGAAGTTGCTGATGTGCGCACTGCGGTTAGCGCAGGGTGAGTTTCTCACCCGACAGAGCGGGCGGCGTTGCCTGTATCTGCTTGACGATTTTGCTTCCGAATTGGACACCGGCCGTCGTCGATTATTGGCCGAGCGTCTCAAGGCTACCCAGGCACAGGTTTTTGTCAGCGCAGTGAGTGCTGAGCAAGTTGCCGACATGGTAGGCGAAAAGGGCAAGATGTTCCGCGTGGAACATGGCAAAATAGAGGTTCAACCACAGGATTAA
- a CDS encoding chromosomal replication initiator protein DnaA yields MSLSLWQQCLARLQDELPATEFSMWIRPLQAELSDNTLALYAPNRFVLDWVRDKYLNNINGLLNDFCGSEVPLLRFEVGSKPAVRTHSHPVTASVSAPVAPVTRSAPVRPSWDSSPAQPEHSYRSNVNPKHTFDNFVEGKSNQLARAAARQVADNPGGAYNPLFLYGGTGLGKTHLLHAVGNGIMARKANAKVVYMHSERFVQDMVKALQNNAIEEFKRYYRSVDALLIDDIQFFANKERSQEEFFHTFNALLEGNQQIILTSDRYPKEINGVEDRLKSRFGWGLTVAIEPPELETRVAILMKKADENDIRLPGEVAFFIAKRLRSNVRELEGALNRVIANANFTGRAITIDFVREALRDLLALQEKLVTIDNIQKTVAEYYKIKVADLLSKRRSRSVARPRQMAMALAKELTNHSLPEIGDAFGGRDHTTVLHACRKIEQLREESHDIKEDFSNLIRTLSS; encoded by the coding sequence GTGTCACTTTCGCTTTGGCAGCAGTGTCTTGCCCGATTGCAGGATGAGTTACCTGCCACAGAATTTAGTATGTGGATACGCCCCCTACAGGCGGAACTGAGTGACAATACTCTGGCGCTTTACGCCCCTAATCGTTTTGTACTGGACTGGGTCCGTGATAAGTACTTAAACAATATCAATGGCTTACTTAATGACTTTTGTGGTTCCGAGGTTCCTTTACTGCGTTTTGAAGTAGGGAGTAAACCGGCGGTAAGAACACACAGCCATCCAGTAACCGCCAGTGTTAGTGCACCTGTCGCTCCGGTTACCCGCAGCGCCCCTGTACGCCCGAGTTGGGACAGTTCGCCCGCTCAACCTGAACATTCTTACCGTTCGAATGTGAACCCGAAGCACACATTTGATAACTTCGTTGAAGGTAAATCCAACCAACTGGCTCGTGCTGCGGCACGTCAGGTTGCTGATAATCCGGGTGGCGCATATAACCCGTTATTCCTCTATGGCGGTACAGGTTTGGGTAAGACTCACCTGTTACATGCAGTAGGGAATGGCATCATGGCGCGTAAAGCCAATGCCAAAGTGGTTTACATGCATTCGGAGCGTTTTGTGCAGGACATGGTTAAGGCCTTGCAGAACAACGCGATAGAAGAATTTAAACGCTATTATCGTTCCGTTGATGCATTATTAATCGATGATATTCAGTTCTTTGCCAATAAAGAGCGTTCCCAGGAAGAGTTTTTCCACACCTTTAATGCCTTGTTGGAAGGTAATCAGCAGATCATTTTGACCTCAGATCGCTATCCAAAAGAGATCAATGGCGTCGAAGATCGTTTGAAATCGCGTTTTGGCTGGGGTTTAACGGTTGCCATTGAGCCGCCGGAACTAGAAACCCGAGTCGCGATCCTGATGAAGAAAGCGGATGAAAATGATATTCGCTTGCCCGGTGAGGTTGCGTTCTTTATTGCCAAGCGTCTGCGTTCCAATGTGCGTGAGCTGGAAGGGGCATTGAACCGTGTGATAGCTAATGCCAACTTTACCGGTCGGGCAATCACCATTGATTTCGTGCGCGAAGCTCTGCGTGACTTGCTGGCATTGCAGGAAAAGCTGGTTACCATCGATAATATTCAAAAGACTGTCGCAGAATATTATAAAATTAAGGTCGCTGACCTGCTCTCCAAACGGCGTTCTCGTTCGGTGGCCCGCCCGCGCCAAATGGCGATGGCGCTGGCAAAAGAGTTAACCAACCACAGCCTGCCTGAAATCGGCGATGCGTTTGGTGGCCGCGACCATACCACGGTGTTGCATGCTTGCCGCAAGATTGAGCAATTGCGTGAAGAAAGCCACGACATCAAAGAAGATTTCTCTAACTTAATCAGAACATTATCCTCCTAG